Proteins encoded in a region of the Methylobacterium radiotolerans JCM 2831 genome:
- a CDS encoding MBL fold metallo-hydrolase, with protein MTGSKPLPGVLRWKLGDLTVTALNDGWFQASLDLVTGISKEEAGRLQVAGFRTEQPKITLNAFLITGPGLKPTLIDTGYGDLAPAPTLGRAGAALAVTGVTPEEIGTVLVSHLHPDHVGGLVKDGAARYPNAEIVLHADEAAHWLPDAALAQAPEAAKPYFEGARKSLAPYAGKVREHRGGEVLPGITAVHLPGHTPGHCGFRIVSGGQSLMMWTDVVHLPAIQFKNPEAGVGFDVDGDQARETRKRILDEVASERTLIAGGHLEFPALGYVDRDGAGYSFVPVLWVGGE; from the coding sequence ATGACGGGATCGAAGCCGCTTCCGGGCGTGCTGCGTTGGAAACTCGGCGACCTCACGGTCACCGCGCTCAACGACGGCTGGTTTCAGGCCAGCCTCGATCTCGTCACCGGCATCTCCAAGGAGGAGGCGGGGCGGCTGCAGGTGGCGGGCTTCCGCACCGAGCAGCCGAAGATCACGCTGAACGCCTTCCTGATCACCGGGCCCGGCCTCAAGCCGACCCTGATCGACACGGGCTACGGCGATCTGGCGCCAGCGCCGACCCTCGGCCGGGCCGGCGCAGCGCTCGCGGTCACCGGCGTGACGCCGGAGGAGATCGGCACGGTGCTCGTCAGCCACCTGCACCCCGACCATGTCGGCGGTCTCGTGAAGGACGGCGCGGCGCGTTACCCGAACGCCGAGATCGTGCTGCACGCCGACGAGGCGGCGCACTGGCTTCCCGACGCGGCCCTGGCCCAGGCGCCCGAGGCCGCGAAGCCCTATTTCGAGGGCGCCCGGAAGTCCCTGGCGCCCTACGCCGGCAAGGTGCGCGAGCACCGCGGCGGCGAGGTCCTCCCGGGGATCACGGCGGTCCATCTGCCCGGACACACGCCGGGCCATTGCGGTTTCCGCATCGTCTCCGGTGGACAGTCGCTGATGATGTGGACCGACGTGGTGCACCTGCCGGCGATCCAGTTCAAGAACCCGGAGGCCGGCGTCGGCTTCGACGTCGACGGCGACCAGGCCCGGGAGACGCGCAAGCGGATCCTGGACGAGGTGGCCAGCGAGCGGACGCTCATCGCCGGCGGCCACCTCGAATTCCCGGCGCTCGGCTACGTGGACCGGGACGGGGCTGGCTACAGCTTCGTGCCGGTGCTGTGGGTCGGCGGCGAGTAA
- the rplR gene encoding 50S ribosomal protein L18: MSRKLEALDRRKARVRRALRAAANGRPRLSVFRSSKQIYVQVIDDVAGKTLASASSIDKALKGELKTGADVAAATAVGKLVAERAKAAGVTKVIFDRSGYIYHGRVKAVAEAAREGGLEF, from the coding sequence ATGTCTCGCAAGCTCGAAGCCCTCGATCGCCGCAAGGCGCGCGTCCGCCGCGCGCTGCGGGCCGCCGCCAACGGCCGCCCGCGGCTCTCGGTGTTCCGCTCGTCGAAGCAGATCTACGTGCAGGTCATCGACGACGTCGCCGGCAAGACGCTGGCCTCGGCCTCGTCGATCGACAAGGCCCTCAAGGGCGAACTCAAGACCGGCGCCGACGTCGCCGCCGCCACCGCGGTGGGCAAGCTCGTCGCCGAGCGCGCCAAGGCCGCGGGCGTCACGAAGGTGATCTTCGACCGCTCCGGCTACATCTATCACGGCCGCGTCAAGGCCGTGGCCGAGGCCGCCCGCGAGGGTGGCCTGGAGTTCTGA
- the secY gene encoding preprotein translocase subunit SecY, producing MASAAEQLAANLNFGAIAKADELKKRIWFTLGALVVFRLGTYIPIPGIDPEQFARNFQQQAGGVLGLFNMFSGGAVERMAIFALNIMPYISASIIVQLLTSVIPSLEALKKEGESGRKVINQYTRYLTVVLALVQSWGIAIGLQGSSAAIDPGPFFLASTVITLTGGTLFLMWLGEQITSRGIGNGSSLIIFAGIVAHLPVAIAGALELGRTGALSPAIILGVGVAAVALVYFIVFMERAQRRLLINYPKRQVGNRMYEGQTSFLPLKLNTSGVIPPIFASSLLLLPATAASFSANGGATGWLGTVTAYLGHGTPLFMVLYAALIIFFTFFYTAVVFNPQETADNLKKHGGFIPGIRPGERTAAFIDKVLTRITVIGALYLTFVCLCPEILSSYAAASLGFGGTSLLIVVSVTMDTVAQIHGHLMAHQYEGLVKKAKLRGASTTQRRR from the coding sequence ATGGCCTCAGCCGCCGAGCAGCTTGCCGCCAATCTCAATTTCGGTGCGATCGCCAAGGCCGATGAGCTGAAGAAGCGCATCTGGTTCACGCTCGGCGCGCTCGTGGTGTTCCGGCTGGGCACGTACATCCCGATCCCCGGCATCGACCCGGAGCAGTTCGCCCGGAACTTCCAGCAGCAGGCGGGCGGCGTGCTGGGCCTGTTCAACATGTTCTCGGGCGGCGCCGTGGAGCGCATGGCGATCTTCGCCCTGAACATCATGCCCTACATCTCGGCCTCGATCATCGTGCAGCTCCTGACCTCGGTGATCCCGAGCCTGGAAGCGCTGAAGAAGGAGGGCGAGTCGGGCCGCAAGGTCATCAACCAGTACACCCGCTACCTGACGGTGGTGCTGGCGCTGGTTCAGTCCTGGGGCATCGCGATCGGTCTCCAGGGCTCCTCGGCCGCGATCGATCCGGGCCCGTTCTTCCTGGCCTCGACGGTGATCACGCTGACGGGCGGGACCCTGTTCCTGATGTGGCTCGGCGAGCAGATCACCTCGCGCGGCATCGGCAACGGCTCGTCGCTGATCATCTTCGCCGGCATCGTGGCCCACCTGCCGGTGGCGATCGCGGGCGCGCTCGAACTCGGCCGGACCGGCGCCCTATCGCCGGCGATCATCCTGGGCGTGGGCGTCGCCGCCGTGGCGCTCGTCTACTTCATCGTGTTCATGGAGCGCGCCCAGCGCCGGCTGCTCATCAACTACCCGAAGCGCCAGGTCGGCAACCGCATGTACGAGGGCCAGACCTCGTTCCTGCCGCTCAAGCTCAACACCTCGGGCGTGATCCCGCCGATCTTCGCTTCGTCGCTGCTGCTGCTGCCGGCCACCGCGGCGAGCTTCTCGGCCAACGGTGGCGCCACCGGCTGGCTCGGCACGGTCACCGCCTATCTCGGCCACGGCACGCCGCTGTTCATGGTGCTCTACGCGGCGCTGATCATCTTCTTCACGTTCTTCTACACGGCGGTGGTGTTCAATCCGCAGGAGACGGCCGACAACCTGAAGAAGCATGGCGGCTTCATCCCGGGTATCCGCCCGGGTGAGCGCACCGCGGCTTTCATCGACAAGGTGCTGACCCGCATCACGGTGATCGGCGCCCTGTACCTGACCTTCGTGTGCCTTTGCCCGGAGATCCTGTCGTCCTACGCGGCGGCCAGCCTCGGCTTCGGCGGCACCTCGCTGCTGATCGTGGTCTCGGTCACGATGGACACGGTGGCGCAGATCCACGGGCACCTGATGGCCCATCAGTACGAGGGCCTCGTGAAGAAGGCCAAGCTGCGTGGCGCCTCGACCACGCAACGGCGGCGCTGA
- the rpsH gene encoding 30S ribosomal protein S8 — protein sequence MVNDPVGDMLTRIRNGQLRRRNVVQTPGSRLRASVLDVLKAEGYIRDYAATDLGNGRTEFAIELKYYDGRPVIREIKRVSKPGRRVYSSVGELPHVADGLGVTIVSTPQGVMADHEARERNVGGEVLCTVF from the coding sequence ATGGTCAACGATCCCGTGGGCGACATGCTCACCCGCATCCGCAACGGCCAGCTGCGCCGTCGCAACGTCGTCCAGACGCCCGGCTCGCGCCTGCGCGCCAGCGTCCTCGACGTCCTGAAGGCCGAGGGCTACATCCGCGACTACGCGGCGACGGACCTCGGCAACGGCCGCACCGAGTTCGCCATCGAGCTCAAGTACTACGACGGGCGCCCGGTGATCCGCGAGATCAAGCGCGTGTCGAAGCCGGGCCGCCGGGTCTACTCGTCGGTCGGCGAGCTGCCGCACGTGGCCGACGGCCTCGGCGTCACCATCGTCTCCACCCCGCAGGGCGTCATGGCCGACCACGAGGCGCGCGAGCGCAACGTCGGCGGTGAAGTGCTCTGCACCGTGTTCTGA
- the rpsK gene encoding 30S ribosomal protein S11, with the protein MAKEPQRVRRRERKNIVSGVAHVNASFNNTMITITDAQGNTISWSSAGAMGFKGSRKSTPYAAQVAAEDAGRKAAEHGMRTLEVEVSGPGSGRESALRALQAAGFTVTSIRDVTSIPHNGCRPRKRRRV; encoded by the coding sequence ATGGCCAAGGAACCGCAACGCGTCCGCCGCCGCGAGCGCAAGAACATCGTGTCGGGCGTCGCCCACGTGAACGCCTCGTTCAACAACACGATGATCACCATCACGGACGCGCAGGGCAACACGATCTCGTGGTCGTCGGCCGGCGCGATGGGCTTCAAGGGTTCGCGCAAGTCGACCCCGTACGCCGCCCAGGTGGCCGCCGAGGATGCCGGCCGCAAGGCCGCCGAGCACGGCATGCGCACCCTCGAGGTCGAGGTGTCGGGTCCGGGTTCGGGCCGTGAGTCCGCGCTCCGCGCCCTCCAGGCGGCGGGCTTCACGGTGACCTCGATCCGCGACGTCACCTCGATCCCGCACAACGGCTGCCGGCCGCGCAAGCGCCGCCGCGTCTGA
- the rplQ gene encoding 50S ribosomal protein L17, which translates to MRHAYRGRRFNRTAEHRKAMFANMSAALIKHEQIITTLPKAKDLRPVVEKLITLGRIDSVHTRRLAMAQLRDADMVKKLFTVLGPRYKGRPGGYCRIMKAGFRQGDNAPLAVIEFVDRDVDARGKDSGPSQVADAA; encoded by the coding sequence ATGCGTCACGCCTATCGCGGCCGCCGTTTCAACCGCACCGCCGAGCATCGCAAGGCGATGTTCGCCAACATGTCCGCCGCGCTGATCAAGCACGAGCAGATCATCACCACCCTGCCGAAGGCGAAGGACCTGCGTCCGGTCGTCGAGAAGCTGATCACGCTGGGCCGCATCGACAGCGTGCACACCCGCCGCCTCGCCATGGCGCAGCTGCGCGACGCCGACATGGTCAAGAAGCTCTTCACCGTGCTCGGGCCGCGCTACAAGGGCCGGCCGGGCGGCTACTGCCGGATCATGAAGGCGGGCTTCCGTCAGGGCGACAACGCCCCGCTCGCGGTGATCGAGTTCGTCGACCGCGACGTCGACGCCCGCGGCAAGGATTCCGGTCCGAGCCAGGTCGCCGACGCCGCCTGA
- the rpsE gene encoding 30S ribosomal protein S5 gives MAREREGGGRGRREDREERDSEFVDKLVHINRVAKVVKGGRRFGFAALVVVGDQKGRVGFGHGKAREVPEAIRKATEAAKRGLIRVSLREGRTLHHDVNGRHGAGKVILRAAPQGTGIIAGGPMRAVFETLGMQDVVAKSLGSSNPYNLVRATFEALKNEDSPRSVAARRGIKVSTLQSRRRDADPADQSEAAVA, from the coding sequence ATGGCACGTGAACGTGAAGGCGGGGGCCGCGGCCGCCGCGAAGACCGCGAGGAGCGCGACAGCGAGTTCGTGGACAAGCTCGTCCACATCAACCGCGTCGCGAAGGTGGTGAAGGGCGGCCGGCGCTTCGGCTTCGCCGCCCTCGTCGTCGTCGGCGACCAGAAGGGCCGCGTCGGCTTCGGCCACGGCAAGGCCCGCGAGGTGCCGGAGGCGATCCGCAAGGCGACCGAGGCTGCCAAGCGCGGTCTGATCCGCGTCTCGCTCCGCGAGGGCCGGACCCTGCACCACGACGTCAACGGCCGCCACGGCGCCGGCAAGGTGATCCTCCGCGCGGCCCCGCAGGGCACCGGCATCATCGCCGGCGGCCCGATGCGCGCCGTGTTCGAGACGCTCGGCATGCAGGACGTCGTCGCCAAGTCGCTGGGGTCCTCGAACCCCTACAACCTCGTGCGCGCCACCTTCGAGGCGCTCAAGAACGAGGACAGCCCGCGCTCCGTGGCGGCCCGCCGCGGCATCAAGGTGTCGACGCTCCAGTCGCGTCGTCGCGATGCCGACCCGGCCGACCAGTCCGAAGCCGCGGTCGCGTAA
- the rplO gene encoding 50S ribosomal protein L15 — MKLNQISDNPGATKDRMRVGRGIGSGKGKTAGRGVKGQKARTGVAIKGFEGGQMPLHRRLPKRGFNNLYAQDLNEVNLGRIQEAVDAGKLDKAATVTVESLVAAGIIARPRDGVKLLGVGELTAKLSFEVTRASKSAVEAVEKAGGSVSVVYAQGASTRGGSEAATA; from the coding sequence ATGAAGCTCAACCAGATCAGCGACAATCCCGGCGCCACCAAGGACCGGATGCGCGTGGGCCGGGGCATCGGCTCCGGCAAGGGCAAGACCGCGGGTCGCGGCGTGAAGGGTCAGAAGGCCCGGACCGGCGTGGCCATCAAGGGCTTCGAGGGCGGTCAGATGCCGCTGCATCGTCGCCTGCCGAAGCGCGGCTTCAACAACCTCTACGCCCAGGACCTGAACGAGGTGAACCTCGGCCGGATCCAGGAGGCCGTCGACGCGGGCAAGCTCGACAAGGCCGCCACCGTCACGGTGGAGAGCCTGGTCGCCGCCGGCATCATCGCCCGTCCCCGCGACGGCGTGAAGCTGCTCGGTGTCGGCGAGCTCACCGCGAAGCTCAGCTTCGAGGTCACCCGCGCCTCCAAGTCCGCCGTCGAGGCGGTCGAGAAGGCCGGTGGCTCGGTCAGCGTCGTCTACGCCCAGGGTGCCTCCACCCGCGGCGGCAGCGAGGCGGCCACGGCCTGA
- a CDS encoding adenylate kinase, whose protein sequence is MRIILLGPPGAGKGTQSERIVQRFGIPQLSTGDMLRAAVAAGTPVGLEAKAVMESGGLVSDRIVVGIVADRIEEPDARRGFILDGFPRTVAQAEALGEMLASKGLSLSAVVELKVDENALVGRIEKRAAETLARGQAVRKDDTPEVFKQRLEAYRAQTAPLSAYYAQKGTLETVDGMQPIDKVTADLMAVLEPHEERVAS, encoded by the coding sequence ATGCGTATCATTCTGCTCGGGCCGCCCGGTGCGGGGAAGGGGACGCAATCCGAGCGGATCGTACAGCGCTTCGGCATCCCGCAGCTCTCCACCGGCGACATGCTCCGCGCCGCGGTGGCCGCCGGCACGCCGGTCGGCCTCGAGGCCAAGGCCGTGATGGAATCCGGCGGCCTCGTCTCCGACCGGATCGTCGTCGGCATCGTCGCCGACCGGATCGAGGAGCCGGACGCCCGCCGCGGCTTCATCCTCGACGGCTTCCCGCGCACGGTCGCGCAGGCCGAGGCGCTCGGCGAGATGCTCGCCAGCAAGGGTCTGAGCCTCTCCGCGGTCGTCGAGCTGAAGGTCGACGAGAACGCCCTGGTCGGCCGCATCGAGAAGCGCGCCGCCGAGACCCTGGCCCGCGGCCAGGCCGTGCGGAAGGACGACACGCCGGAGGTGTTCAAGCAGCGGCTCGAGGCCTACCGCGCCCAGACGGCGCCCCTCTCCGCCTACTACGCGCAGAAGGGCACGCTGGAGACCGTCGACGGCATGCAGCCGATCGACAAGGTCACCGCCGACCTGATGGCGGTGCTGGAGCCCCACGAGGAGCGCGTCGCTTCCTGA
- the rpsM gene encoding 30S ribosomal protein S13 produces the protein MARIAGVNIPTNKRVVIALQYIHGIGAKKAEEITQKVNIPAERRVNQLTDAEVLQIRETIDRDYLVEGDLRREVSMNIKRLMDLGAYRGLRHRKQLPVRGQRTHTNARTRKGKAKPIAGKKK, from the coding sequence GTGGCCCGTATCGCAGGCGTCAACATCCCGACCAACAAGCGCGTCGTCATCGCGCTCCAGTACATCCACGGCATCGGCGCCAAGAAGGCCGAGGAGATCACCCAGAAGGTGAACATCCCCGCCGAGCGTCGCGTCAACCAGCTGACCGACGCCGAGGTTCTGCAGATCCGCGAGACGATCGACCGCGACTACCTCGTCGAGGGCGACCTGCGCCGCGAGGTCTCGATGAACATCAAGCGCCTGATGGATCTCGGCGCCTACCGCGGCCTGCGCCACCGCAAGCAGCTGCCGGTTCGCGGCCAGCGCACCCACACCAACGCCCGCACCCGCAAGGGCAAGGCGAAGCCGATCGCCGGCAAGAAGAAGTAA
- the rplF gene encoding 50S ribosomal protein L6 gives MSRVGKKPVPVPAGVTATVTGQTVKMKGSKGELSFVVPALVNVAMKDGAIEVQPVNQSKPARSLWGTSRAQIANIAEGVSKGFEKKLEITGVGYRAAMAGKALKLSLGYSHDIEYAIPAGITIATPKPTEITISGINRQQVGQVAAEIREYRGPEPYKGKGVKYAGEFIFRKEGKKK, from the coding sequence ATGTCTCGCGTAGGCAAGAAGCCGGTCCCCGTGCCGGCCGGCGTTACCGCCACGGTCACCGGTCAGACGGTGAAGATGAAGGGTTCGAAGGGCGAGCTGTCGTTCGTCGTTCCCGCCCTCGTAAACGTGGCGATGAAGGACGGCGCCATCGAGGTGCAGCCCGTCAACCAGTCCAAGCCGGCGCGCTCCCTGTGGGGCACGTCGCGGGCGCAGATCGCCAACATCGCCGAGGGCGTCTCGAAGGGCTTCGAGAAGAAGCTCGAGATCACCGGCGTCGGCTATCGCGCCGCGATGGCCGGCAAGGCGCTCAAGCTGTCGCTCGGCTACAGCCACGACATCGAGTACGCGATCCCCGCCGGGATCACGATCGCGACCCCGAAGCCCACCGAGATCACGATCTCCGGGATCAACCGCCAGCAGGTCGGTCAGGTCGCCGCCGAGATCCGCGAATACCGCGGACCCGAGCCCTACAAGGGCAAGGGCGTGAAGTACGCGGGCGAGTTCATCTTCCGCAAGGAAGGCAAGAAGAAGTAA
- a CDS encoding DNA-directed RNA polymerase subunit alpha — MVIQKNWQELIKPNKLQVTTGDDPKRVATVVAEPLERGFGTTLGNALRRVLLSSLQGAAVTSVQIDGVLHEFSSIPGVREDVTDIVLNIKTIAIRSQTDAPKRMTLRKTGPGLVTAGDIGTVGDIQILNPDLVICTLDDGAEIRMEFTVATGKGYVPAERNRPEDAPIGLIPVDSLFSPVTKVSYRVETTREGQDLDKDKLTMTVETNGAVSPEDALAYAARIIQDQLQVFVNFEDPRKEEAAPLAPQLPFNPALLKKVDELELSVRSANCLKNDNIVYIGDLIQKSEGEMLRTPNFGRKSLNEIKEVLAGMGLHLGMDIPGWPPENIEDLAKRFEEHY; from the coding sequence GTGGTCATTCAGAAGAATTGGCAGGAACTGATCAAGCCGAACAAGCTGCAGGTCACGACCGGCGACGACCCCAAGCGGGTCGCCACGGTCGTCGCCGAGCCGCTCGAGCGCGGCTTCGGCACGACGCTGGGCAACGCCCTGCGCCGCGTGCTCCTGTCGTCGCTCCAGGGCGCGGCCGTGACCTCGGTGCAGATCGACGGCGTGCTGCACGAGTTCTCGTCGATCCCGGGCGTGCGCGAGGACGTCACCGACATCGTCCTCAACATCAAGACCATCGCGATCCGCTCGCAGACCGACGCGCCCAAGCGCATGACCCTGCGCAAGACCGGCCCGGGCCTCGTCACCGCCGGTGACATCGGCACGGTCGGCGACATCCAGATCCTGAACCCCGACCTCGTGATCTGCACGCTCGACGACGGCGCCGAGATCCGCATGGAGTTCACGGTCGCCACCGGCAAGGGCTACGTCCCGGCCGAGCGCAACCGCCCCGAGGACGCGCCGATCGGCCTGATCCCGGTGGATTCGCTGTTCTCGCCGGTCACCAAGGTCAGCTACCGCGTCGAGACCACCCGCGAGGGCCAGGATCTCGACAAGGACAAGCTGACCATGACGGTCGAGACCAACGGCGCGGTCTCGCCGGAGGATGCCCTGGCCTACGCCGCGCGCATCATCCAGGACCAGCTGCAGGTCTTCGTGAACTTCGAGGATCCGCGCAAGGAAGAGGCCGCGCCGCTCGCGCCGCAGCTGCCCTTCAACCCTGCGCTGCTCAAGAAGGTCGACGAGCTGGAGCTGTCGGTCCGCTCGGCGAACTGCCTGAAGAACGACAACATCGTCTACATCGGAGACCTGATCCAGAAGTCCGAGGGCGAGATGCTGCGGACCCCGAACTTCGGCCGCAAGTCGCTCAACGAGATCAAGGAAGTGCTCGCCGGCATGGGCCTGCACCTCGGCATGGACATCCCCGGCTGGCCGCCGGAGAACATCGAGGATCTCGCCAAGCGCTTCGAAGAACACTACTGA
- the rpmD gene encoding 50S ribosomal protein L30 has translation MAQKTLRVEQIGSPIRREASQRQTLIGLKLNKLHRVSELEDTPSVRGMIRKVAHLVRVHGDVA, from the coding sequence ATGGCACAGAAGACTCTCCGCGTCGAGCAGATCGGCTCGCCGATCCGCCGCGAGGCCAGCCAGCGCCAGACGCTGATCGGCCTCAAGCTCAACAAGCTCCACCGCGTGTCCGAGCTGGAGGACACGCCCTCCGTGCGCGGCATGATCCGCAAGGTTGCGCACCTCGTGCGCGTCCACGGCGACGTGGCGTGA